The region TCACCTTGCGGCGCTGGTAGGCAACCTTCTCTTCCGGCCGCACCTTCGCCTTTTCCATGACGTTGACCACGACCCAGCGTTTCGTCTTGCTGAGCGGCCGGCTCTCCCGCAATCGAACCAAATCTCCCAAGCTCGCCGTCTCTTTCTCGTCGTGCGCCACAAACTTCGCCCGGCGCACGAAGATCTTCTTGTACTTGGCGTGACTCACGTGGGTTCGCGTTTCCACGATGACCGTCTTCTGCATTTTGTCGCTGATCACCCGACCCACGACTTCAATTCTTTTCCCGCGAGGCCTCATGCCTGTTTCTCCTTTTTCGTCTTCCCGGAAACTACCATCTCCTGCTGAATCGTCTTGATCCGCGAAA is a window of Bdellovibrionota bacterium DNA encoding:
- the rpsQ gene encoding 30S ribosomal protein S17, whose amino-acid sequence is MRPRGKRIEVVGRVISDKMQKTVIVETRTHVSHAKYKKIFVRRAKFVAHDEKETASLGDLVRLRESRPLSKTKRWVVVNVMEKAKVRPEEKVAYQRRKVTDQPQASGAPKAPEAGA